Proteins co-encoded in one Deltaproteobacteria bacterium genomic window:
- a CDS encoding SUMF1/EgtB/PvdO family nonheme iron enzyme: MSWRRTTHMRRWGDGGGRTSATTRPSLRTRTQPPTAPHRPHHPIAPDAATAPLLRCANGDTFSHVPDRPVTFAHALSPSEPASTRFAAVPHFSMSGETQPPTPTSAEPAVANETAVPVTDATSPSTALATTASGPVAAAPHHGLLWIAERSLLDFDHLRRVVNLAAAEDRSEVILRMMFPRDFPERFAGDELPWQQFCQMLAVDCGDVIRAVDGRYEFVRDLLRGLVSRLVHTVVEYPTHQLNAASDLLLYILSITLLEVLPDRERELAVREILYGLDEATRRTVVDEPFTVFGLLTQGQQIALVNLRRLAGRDQRSAGEQAQLIRQAEQQVTTQHQVAFLRGLDAGTVRNRWSTVAAAVRHVSTLAATDAVPALAALLDLLPESAHWWQIRRRQRRALVMAAIDTLRTARAQEERQAKAAAQRAVGKAAPRVRRTPFAPSPNPLQLAAPNTVMEYGTGDFIGMVKVAGMTGFTSRGVDGSLHVVAIAPFYCDPHVVTNEAFDAHCGRYATRPFAVFGQIDGRYSVLVGGFRNENDAEAWIRQNRSEHRFHAYAMQVERIVPVATQRRLPQSHGAPNQPVVKVTLWEALFFAFSAGKRLLTLAEWQYLATAGGNNQFGTRSGELRADEMAIGTKRPLSVATAPANPLGIHDLVGPVYELTAELDGDRLPVVVGNAYHINPDSDPLNECDDAIAVDQTVPDIRDVTDRRWHPAQRSKFIGFRCAADIPAEPHMPDCPPPPAGNMP; the protein is encoded by the coding sequence ATGAGTTGGAGACGCACGACACACATGCGACGCTGGGGAGACGGGGGGGGGCGGACTAGCGCGACCACTCGGCCTTCGTTACGGACGCGAACACAACCACCGACCGCTCCCCATCGGCCTCACCACCCGATCGCTCCGGATGCAGCCACTGCGCCACTCCTCCGCTGTGCCAACGGCGACACCTTTTCGCATGTCCCGGATCGACCAGTAACCTTTGCACACGCGCTGTCACCGTCCGAACCCGCCAGCACTCGCTTCGCCGCAGTGCCGCATTTCAGTATGAGCGGAGAGACCCAGCCACCTACACCGACCAGCGCTGAACCTGCTGTCGCGAATGAGACTGCAGTCCCGGTCACTGATGCCACCAGCCCGTCAACCGCTTTAGCGACCACGGCCTCGGGCCCGGTGGCGGCCGCGCCCCATCATGGCCTGTTATGGATTGCCGAGCGCTCCCTGCTGGACTTCGATCACTTGCGTCGAGTCGTGAACCTCGCCGCGGCCGAGGACCGAAGCGAGGTCATCCTGCGTATGATGTTTCCGCGCGACTTTCCGGAACGCTTTGCGGGCGACGAACTGCCATGGCAACAATTCTGTCAGATGTTGGCCGTCGATTGCGGCGACGTGATCCGCGCCGTCGACGGCCGGTATGAATTTGTGCGCGACCTGTTGCGCGGGCTGGTCTCCCGACTGGTCCACACCGTCGTGGAGTACCCCACCCACCAGTTGAATGCCGCCAGCGATCTACTGCTCTACATCCTCTCGATTACGCTGTTGGAGGTCCTGCCCGATCGTGAGCGCGAACTGGCCGTCCGCGAGATCCTCTATGGACTGGATGAAGCCACTCGTCGGACCGTGGTCGATGAGCCCTTCACCGTATTTGGACTCCTCACGCAGGGCCAGCAGATTGCCCTCGTCAATCTCCGCCGTTTGGCCGGCCGCGATCAACGCAGCGCCGGCGAGCAGGCCCAATTAATCCGCCAAGCGGAGCAGCAGGTCACGACCCAACATCAAGTGGCCTTCCTGCGGGGCCTCGACGCCGGCACCGTGCGTAACCGATGGTCCACAGTCGCCGCCGCGGTGCGCCATGTCTCGACTCTGGCCGCCACCGACGCGGTCCCCGCCCTCGCGGCCCTGTTGGATCTACTGCCGGAATCGGCGCACTGGTGGCAGATCCGCCGTCGGCAACGGCGCGCGTTGGTGATGGCCGCAATCGACACGTTGCGCACTGCACGGGCACAGGAAGAACGACAGGCCAAGGCCGCAGCCCAGCGCGCGGTTGGGAAGGCCGCTCCACGTGTGCGGCGCACGCCTTTCGCGCCCTCACCGAACCCGCTGCAACTGGCCGCGCCGAACACGGTCATGGAATATGGCACCGGGGATTTCATCGGAATGGTCAAAGTGGCGGGAATGACGGGCTTCACGAGCCGCGGTGTTGACGGCAGCCTCCATGTGGTCGCCATCGCGCCCTTCTACTGTGATCCCCATGTGGTCACGAACGAGGCCTTCGATGCCCATTGCGGCCGTTATGCCACGAGGCCCTTCGCGGTCTTCGGTCAGATCGACGGGCGCTACTCCGTGCTGGTCGGCGGCTTCCGCAACGAAAACGACGCGGAGGCGTGGATTCGGCAGAATCGCAGCGAGCATCGTTTCCATGCGTACGCGATGCAGGTGGAGCGAATTGTCCCCGTCGCCACGCAACGGCGGCTGCCCCAATCTCATGGCGCTCCCAATCAGCCGGTCGTCAAAGTGACCCTCTGGGAGGCCCTCTTCTTCGCCTTTTCCGCCGGCAAACGGCTCCTCACACTAGCCGAATGGCAATATCTGGCGACCGCCGGCGGGAACAACCAGTTCGGCACCCGCAGCGGCGAACTACGCGCCGACGAAATGGCGATCGGCACCAAGCGGCCGTTGTCCGTCGCCACCGCACCGGCCAATCCGTTGGGGATCCACGACCTGGTCGGTCCGGTCTATGAACTGACCGCGGAACTCGACGGAGACAGACTACCCGTCGTAGTTGGCAATGCGTATCATATCAATCCAGACTCCGATCCGCTGAATGAGTGTGACGACGCGATCGCCGTCGATCAAACGGTCCCGGATATCCGCGATGTCACCGACCGCCGGTGGCACCCCGCGCAGCGCTCCAAGTTCATCGGCTTCCGTTGCGCCGCCGATATCCCGGCGGAACCGCACATGCCAGACTGTCCCCCACCCCCGGCAGGCAACATGCCATAA
- a CDS encoding peroxiredoxin family protein, translating into MAPLQDILDQTFETTRGALAVRAILAADRNTVFLSYPGDFSPVCTKQFCTYRDMWAALQAVPCLWWGINTGTVEQHTKFRETHRLPFDLIADPQAVLLRALGLSSWLRPKRGVALVTPDGTLAHQMSVWPWTYPTPDALATLVRGWMA; encoded by the coding sequence GTGGCTCCGTTGCAGGACATATTGGATCAGACGTTCGAAACCACACGTGGCGCGTTAGCGGTGCGGGCTATATTGGCCGCAGATCGGAACACGGTGTTTCTGTCATATCCGGGCGACTTCTCGCCGGTATGCACCAAACAATTCTGCACCTATCGCGACATGTGGGCGGCACTGCAGGCCGTGCCGTGCCTGTGGTGGGGAATCAATACCGGCACTGTGGAGCAACACACGAAGTTTCGCGAGACGCATCGACTGCCATTCGACTTGATCGCCGATCCTCAGGCCGTGCTGCTCCGCGCGCTCGGCCTTTCTTCCTGGCTGAGACCCAAACGCGGCGTCGCGCTCGTGACACCGGACGGCACGCTCGCGCACCAGATGAGCGTGTGGCCCTGGACCTACCCCACCCCGGACGCGCTCGCCACACTGGTGCGCGGGTGGATGGCGTAA
- the polX gene encoding DNA polymerase/3'-5' exonuclease PolX codes for MPLDRSQIAARLMEFAALLELTGANPFRVRALANGARVLGGLASFERLLATAQLTSIKGIGEGLAEHVQELATTGTLQECDALAKTIPPGVVEMLDIPGVGPKTARRLWQELQLTTVDALAQACGTHRLAAVAGMGEKTEQKILHGIDYLRTQHGRHLYPGVALVAYELAAALTRSRVVQRIEVAGSIRRHNEIVKDIDLVASTRDAERLMAAFVAHPLVGRVVQHGPTISSVQLRPGFSADLRCVTETEFPYALLHLTGSKAHNVALRARAQQMGMQLNEYGLFKSDGTVESLVPCVAEDEIYAALQLAFIPPELREDCGEIADAANGALPDLLTYDDLQGVFHCHTTYSDGRATLAEMADAAAERGFRYLGVTDHSQSVTYARGLEPARVREQWREIERLNTNGKIRIYKGTEVDILKDGALDYPDELLRGFDFVIASVHTHFTLTRDEMTARVIRALRHPAVRVLGHPTGRLLLSREPFAVDLEAVLRVAGEEGVVVETNCNPQRAELDWRLARTAQSCGVRTMISPDAHHVDGLDYLRFGVGIARKGGWTRAHVVNAWTPRAVERWLGQ; via the coding sequence ATGCCACTCGATCGGTCACAAATTGCGGCGCGGCTGATGGAATTCGCGGCGCTGTTGGAATTGACGGGCGCCAATCCGTTCCGCGTCCGCGCGCTCGCCAACGGCGCGCGCGTGCTCGGCGGGCTGGCCTCGTTCGAGCGACTCTTGGCCACAGCGCAGCTCACGAGCATCAAAGGGATCGGAGAGGGGCTGGCGGAACATGTGCAAGAACTTGCGACCACCGGGACGTTGCAGGAGTGCGACGCGCTCGCCAAGACGATTCCGCCCGGGGTGGTAGAGATGCTCGATATCCCCGGCGTCGGGCCGAAGACGGCGCGGCGGCTGTGGCAAGAGTTGCAGCTGACGACGGTCGACGCGTTGGCCCAAGCGTGTGGCACACATCGGCTCGCCGCCGTCGCCGGAATGGGCGAGAAGACGGAGCAAAAGATCCTGCACGGGATCGACTATCTGCGCACGCAGCACGGACGCCATTTGTATCCGGGCGTCGCGTTGGTCGCATATGAACTGGCGGCCGCGTTGACGCGGAGTCGCGTAGTGCAGCGGATCGAAGTGGCCGGGAGTATTCGGCGCCACAACGAGATCGTGAAAGATATCGACTTGGTGGCGAGTACGCGCGACGCGGAACGGTTGATGGCCGCGTTCGTCGCGCATCCGCTGGTCGGTCGGGTCGTGCAACACGGGCCGACAATATCGAGCGTGCAATTACGTCCCGGATTTTCCGCCGATCTGCGTTGTGTGACCGAAACGGAATTTCCGTACGCGTTGCTCCACTTGACCGGCAGCAAGGCGCACAACGTGGCATTGCGCGCGCGCGCGCAGCAGATGGGGATGCAATTGAACGAATATGGATTATTCAAGAGCGACGGGACTGTCGAATCACTCGTGCCGTGTGTGGCGGAAGACGAAATCTATGCCGCGTTGCAGCTCGCATTCATCCCGCCGGAACTGCGCGAGGACTGCGGCGAGATCGCGGACGCAGCGAACGGCGCGTTGCCGGATCTGCTGACGTACGACGACTTGCAAGGCGTGTTTCATTGTCACACCACATACAGCGACGGGCGAGCGACGTTGGCCGAGATGGCGGACGCGGCGGCCGAACGCGGATTTCGGTACCTCGGCGTGACGGATCACAGTCAATCGGTGACCTACGCACGCGGTTTAGAACCGGCGCGGGTGCGCGAGCAGTGGCGCGAGATTGAACGGCTCAATACCAACGGCAAGATCCGGATCTACAAAGGGACGGAAGTCGATATCCTGAAAGACGGCGCGCTCGATTATCCGGATGAATTATTGCGCGGCTTCGATTTCGTGATCGCGTCCGTTCACACCCACTTCACACTCACGCGCGACGAAATGACCGCGCGCGTAATCCGCGCACTGCGCCATCCGGCGGTGCGGGTGTTGGGACATCCGACCGGACGGCTGCTGTTGTCGCGAGAACCGTTTGCGGTCGATCTCGAAGCCGTGTTGCGCGTGGCGGGGGAGGAGGGCGTCGTGGTGGAAACGAATTGCAATCCGCAGCGCGCGGAACTCGATTGGCGGCTGGCGCGCACGGCCCAAAGTTGCGGCGTGCGCACGATGATCTCGCCCGACGCGCATCACGTGGACGGACTCGACTACCTCCGCTTCGGCGTCGGGATCGCGCGCAAAGGCGGCTGGACGCGGGCGCACGTCGTGAATGCGTGGACGCCGCGCGCGGTGGAACGATGGCTCGGACAATGA
- the nth gene encoding endonuclease III, which translates to MTVQPLATSHQPPTRRAPRIMSLLRAAYPSIHVALTHDNPLQLLIATILSAQCTDERVNQVTPRLFARYVTAADFATAATAELETLIRSTGFFRSKARNIIGCCRGIMERFNGEVPPRLDDLVTLPGVGRKTANVVLGACWGVPGVVVDTHVKRISNLLGLTQYDDPEKIERDLMALLPQSDWNDFSLALIWHGRRVCIARRPRCAECVLSVLCPSARRK; encoded by the coding sequence ATGACGGTCCAGCCACTAGCCACCAGTCACCAGCCACCAACAAGGCGAGCGCCCCGCATCATGTCGTTATTGCGCGCCGCCTATCCCTCGATCCACGTCGCGCTGACCCACGACAACCCGCTGCAGCTGTTAATCGCGACCATTCTTTCCGCGCAGTGTACCGACGAACGCGTCAATCAAGTCACGCCGCGACTCTTTGCGCGCTATGTCACGGCCGCCGACTTCGCGACAGCCGCGACGGCGGAACTCGAAACGCTGATTCGGTCCACCGGTTTTTTCCGCAGCAAGGCGCGAAATATTATCGGTTGTTGTCGTGGCATCATGGAGCGATTCAATGGCGAAGTGCCGCCCCGACTCGACGACTTAGTCACGTTGCCCGGCGTGGGTCGCAAGACCGCCAACGTGGTCCTCGGGGCCTGTTGGGGGGTTCCGGGCGTCGTGGTCGATACGCATGTCAAACGAATCTCGAATCTTTTGGGCCTCACGCAATACGACGATCCGGAGAAAATTGAACGGGACTTGATGGCCTTGTTGCCACAATCCGACTGGAACGATTTCAGCCTCGCGCTCATTTGGCACGGCCGCCGCGTTTGCATCGCCCGCCGCCCCCGCTGCGCGGAATGCGTCTTGAGCGTGCTGTGCCCGAGCGCGCGCAGGAAGTAA
- a CDS encoding ATP-binding protein, with product MQQLLDRRQSFLLFGPRQTGKSTLLEALFAQLPAAQCLTYYFQLPSQREAIEQDPECIVREVEAKRSRTPLFLYIDEIQKIPAVMDPLQFLLDHRRIVLAATGSSARKMKRLRTNWLPGRVQLHFLPPLTWQETGFPLSRLGEILRYGMLPGILSQTDFTQREGNLNAYTHLYLEEEIRAEAAVRNVPRFTQFLRLAALESGGAPNFSKIGGRIGLSHTTIREYFQILEDSLIIQRLPAFGQVRDAVFRTAKYYFFDLGVRNAAAQIGHGPGLLPLQQGVLFEHLMVLELMARRSPRTQLFYWRHKQGDEVDMVLETGQQRIAIEVKATARPTLADTKGLAHFCKEYRPHAAYLVCQVARAQRIGQILAIPWAELFQYLE from the coding sequence TTGCAGCAACTACTCGATCGCCGCCAGTCGTTTCTCCTCTTCGGCCCCCGTCAGACGGGAAAATCCACGCTGTTGGAGGCCCTGTTCGCGCAGCTTCCCGCCGCGCAGTGTCTCACCTATTATTTCCAACTTCCCTCCCAACGCGAAGCGATCGAACAGGACCCCGAGTGCATCGTGCGCGAGGTCGAAGCGAAACGTTCCCGCACGCCGCTCTTCCTCTACATCGACGAGATCCAGAAAATCCCTGCCGTCATGGATCCGCTACAATTTCTCCTGGATCATCGCCGCATCGTTCTCGCCGCCACTGGCTCGTCGGCTCGGAAGATGAAACGTTTGCGCACGAACTGGCTCCCCGGCCGAGTGCAACTCCACTTCCTGCCTCCGTTGACATGGCAAGAAACTGGGTTCCCCCTCTCTCGGCTGGGAGAAATCTTGCGCTATGGCATGTTGCCCGGAATTCTTTCACAAACGGACTTCACGCAGCGCGAAGGCAATCTCAATGCCTATACACACCTCTATTTGGAGGAAGAGATTCGCGCCGAGGCAGCGGTTCGCAATGTGCCGCGCTTTACGCAATTTCTTCGTTTGGCTGCCCTAGAATCGGGTGGGGCGCCCAATTTCTCGAAGATCGGCGGGCGCATCGGACTGAGCCACACCACGATCCGGGAGTATTTTCAAATCCTTGAAGATTCGCTGATTATCCAACGCCTACCCGCCTTCGGCCAAGTGCGCGATGCCGTGTTCCGCACGGCGAAGTATTACTTCTTCGACCTCGGGGTCCGCAACGCCGCAGCGCAGATCGGGCATGGTCCCGGACTCCTCCCCCTCCAACAAGGCGTGTTGTTCGAGCATTTGATGGTCCTGGAATTGATGGCGCGGCGCTCCCCCCGAACGCAACTCTTTTATTGGCGGCATAAGCAGGGGGATGAAGTCGATATGGTGTTGGAGACCGGTCAACAGCGCATTGCTATCGAAGTCAAAGCAACTGCACGGCCCACACTCGCGGACACAAAAGGCCTGGCGCATTTTTGCAAAGAGTACCGGCCGCACGCTGCGTATCTTGTGTGCCAAGTGGCGCGAGCACAACGCATCGGACAAATTTTGGCCATTCCATGGGCCGAACTTTTCCAATATCTGGAGTAA
- a CDS encoding ferredoxin: protein MANREDRVKENVAGLFFVDSQCIDCNLCRDTAPANFKQHEAGGYSFVYKQPETDEERQQCQEALEACPVEAIGSNGT, encoded by the coding sequence ATGGCGAATCGAGAAGATCGGGTCAAAGAGAACGTCGCGGGGCTGTTTTTTGTCGACTCGCAGTGCATCGATTGCAATTTGTGTCGCGACACGGCGCCGGCAAATTTCAAGCAACACGAAGCGGGTGGCTATTCGTTCGTGTATAAACAACCGGAAACCGACGAAGAGCGTCAACAATGCCAAGAAGCCCTCGAAGCGTGCCCCGTTGAAGCGATTGGCAGTAATGGGACGTAG